The following proteins come from a genomic window of Terribacillus aidingensis:
- the hslO gene encoding Hsp33 family molecular chaperone HslO, producing the protein MGDYLIKATGFNGNIRAYAIQSTELVEEARRRHDTWATASAALGRTLTISTMMGVMLKGEDKLTVKVEGDGPVGPIIVDSNAKGEVRGYITNPHVDFELNSIGKLDVSRAVGTVGTLSVAKDLGLKEMFTGQVPIVSGEIGEDFTYYFANSEQVPSAVGAGVLVNPDHTILAAGGFILQVLPGADDTIITQLEERISSIAPISTLIREGNTPEQILEKLIGEENINFLDTMPVSFTCQCSKDRIQNAIKSLGNEEIQAMIDEDHGAEANCHFCNETYTFTEDELKALLR; encoded by the coding sequence ATGGGTGATTATTTAATTAAAGCGACAGGATTTAACGGTAATATCCGTGCTTATGCAATACAATCGACAGAATTAGTGGAAGAAGCACGCCGCCGTCACGATACGTGGGCAACTGCATCGGCAGCACTTGGACGTACGCTGACAATAAGTACGATGATGGGTGTAATGCTTAAAGGAGAAGACAAGCTGACAGTAAAGGTTGAAGGCGACGGACCAGTCGGACCTATCATTGTAGACAGCAATGCAAAAGGTGAAGTGAGAGGATATATCACGAATCCGCATGTCGACTTTGAACTGAACTCCATCGGTAAACTGGATGTCTCTCGTGCTGTAGGTACTGTCGGAACATTGAGTGTAGCGAAAGATCTTGGTCTGAAAGAAATGTTTACTGGTCAAGTACCGATTGTATCTGGAGAGATTGGAGAGGACTTCACCTATTATTTCGCAAACTCCGAGCAGGTACCTTCTGCGGTAGGTGCGGGAGTATTGGTTAATCCGGATCATACCATCCTTGCTGCCGGCGGCTTTATTTTGCAAGTGCTGCCTGGAGCGGATGATACAATCATTACGCAATTGGAAGAGCGGATCAGCTCTATTGCCCCAATCTCCACACTGATCAGAGAAGGAAATACACCGGAGCAAATCCTTGAGAAGCTGATAGGAGAAGAAAATATCAACTTCCTGGACACTATGCCGGTTAGCTTTACTTGTCAGTGCTCAAAAGACCGCATCCAGAATGCAATTAAGAGTCTCGGTAATGAAGAGATCCAAGCAATGATTGATGAAGATCATGGTGCGGAGGCTAACTGCCACTTCTGTAATGAAACGTATACGTTTACGGAAGATGAATTGAAGGCACTGCTTCGATAA
- the ftsH gene encoding ATP-dependent zinc metalloprotease FtsH, which translates to MSKVFRNTLMVIIIFVVIIGVINLFKNQTNEIEQYDINKFRTTLESGDIQSMTVQPTNNIYTVRGETEDNKQFQTEIPQNEQLMSEIINTANEQGVKMNADEEPQPSFWQTLLTTLFPILLLVLIFLFFMSQAQGGGSRVMNFGKSKAKMYNEEKKKVKFRDVAGADEEKQELVEVVDFLKDPRKFSAVGARIPKGVLLVGPPGTGKTLLARAVAGEAGVPFFSISGSDFVEMFVGVGASRVRDLFENAKKNAPCIIFIDEIDAVGRQRGAGLGGGHDEREQTLNQLLVEMDGFGANEGIIIIAATNRADILDPALLRPGRFDRQITVDRPDLGGREAVLKVHARNKPLDESVNLRTIAMRTPGFSGADLENLLNEAALVAARSDRKQIIMDDVDEAIDRVIAGPAKKSRVISKKERNIVAYHESGHTVIGMVLDDADMVHKVTIVPRGQAGGYAVMLPREDRYFMTKPELLDKITGLLGGRVAEEVIFGEVSTGAHNDFQRATGIARKMVTEYGMSDKIGPLQFTSSGGNVFLGRDIQNEQTYSEAIAYEIDQEVQNFINQCYARAKQILTENKEKLELIAQTLLEIETLDAFQIQTLFDKGRLPTEDEVAAERTKSEKKTSLLKDSDDDVTVTIQPQEENGAAPSDDTAIDEDVSKSPDQSGIPEENPRTNDDSDNRPKA; encoded by the coding sequence ATGAGCAAAGTGTTCCGTAATACCTTAATGGTTATAATTATTTTTGTAGTCATTATAGGTGTGATCAACTTATTCAAGAATCAGACGAACGAAATCGAACAGTATGACATTAACAAGTTTAGAACCACGCTTGAGAGTGGTGATATACAAAGCATGACCGTCCAGCCTACTAACAATATCTATACGGTAAGAGGTGAGACGGAAGATAACAAGCAGTTCCAGACTGAGATACCTCAGAATGAACAGCTGATGAGTGAAATCATCAATACGGCAAATGAACAAGGCGTTAAGATGAATGCAGATGAAGAGCCGCAGCCAAGTTTCTGGCAGACTCTACTGACAACCCTCTTCCCTATCTTGCTGCTTGTATTAATCTTCTTGTTCTTCATGAGTCAGGCACAAGGCGGAGGCAGCCGAGTGATGAACTTTGGTAAGAGTAAGGCGAAGATGTACAATGAAGAGAAGAAGAAAGTTAAATTCCGTGATGTAGCTGGAGCCGACGAAGAGAAGCAAGAGCTTGTCGAAGTTGTCGACTTCCTAAAAGATCCGCGTAAATTCTCTGCAGTAGGAGCACGTATCCCGAAAGGTGTCCTCCTTGTAGGTCCTCCGGGTACAGGTAAAACATTGCTTGCTCGTGCGGTAGCAGGAGAGGCAGGCGTGCCGTTCTTCTCTATTAGTGGTTCGGACTTTGTAGAGATGTTTGTAGGGGTCGGTGCATCCCGTGTACGTGATTTGTTTGAAAATGCTAAGAAAAACGCACCATGTATCATCTTTATCGATGAGATTGATGCTGTGGGACGTCAGCGTGGAGCCGGTTTAGGCGGCGGTCACGATGAGCGTGAGCAGACATTGAACCAATTGCTTGTTGAAATGGATGGTTTCGGTGCAAATGAAGGAATCATCATCATTGCTGCAACAAACCGTGCAGACATTCTTGACCCAGCCCTTCTTCGCCCTGGCCGTTTCGACCGTCAAATTACAGTTGACCGTCCTGACCTAGGCGGACGTGAGGCAGTCCTGAAAGTACATGCTCGCAACAAACCGCTTGATGAGTCCGTTAATCTGCGTACAATCGCGATGCGTACTCCAGGATTCTCCGGAGCGGATTTGGAGAACCTCTTGAACGAAGCTGCACTAGTAGCCGCACGAAGTGACCGTAAGCAAATTATCATGGACGACGTTGATGAAGCGATCGACCGTGTCATTGCAGGTCCTGCGAAGAAGAGCCGAGTCATCTCCAAGAAAGAACGTAATATCGTTGCTTACCATGAGAGCGGTCATACCGTGATCGGTATGGTGCTTGATGATGCTGATATGGTGCATAAAGTAACAATCGTTCCTCGTGGCCAAGCTGGCGGTTATGCTGTCATGCTTCCAAGAGAAGATCGCTATTTCATGACCAAGCCCGAATTGCTTGATAAAATCACCGGATTGCTCGGCGGACGTGTTGCAGAAGAAGTCATCTTCGGTGAAGTAAGTACCGGAGCACATAATGACTTCCAGCGTGCAACAGGTATTGCCCGTAAGATGGTTACAGAATACGGTATGAGTGATAAGATTGGACCGTTGCAGTTCACAAGCAGCGGCGGAAATGTATTCCTCGGCCGTGATATTCAGAATGAACAAACGTACAGTGAAGCAATTGCTTATGAGATCGATCAGGAAGTACAGAACTTCATCAATCAGTGTTATGCACGTGCGAAGCAGATTCTTACTGAAAATAAAGAGAAGCTTGAGCTTATTGCCCAAACACTCCTTGAGATCGAAACATTAGATGCTTTCCAAATCCAAACATTGTTTGATAAAGGACGCCTTCCTACGGAGGATGAGGTTGCCGCTGAACGCACAAAATCAGAGAAGAAAACAAGCCTGCTGAAGGATAGTGACGACGATGTAACTGTCACAATTCAGCCGCAGGAAGAAAATGGAGCAGCTCCGTCTGATGACACAGCTATCGACGAAGATGTTTCCAAATCGCCGGATCAGTCAGGTATACCTGAGGAAAATCCGCGAACAAATGATGATTCAGATAATCGTCCAAAAGCATAA
- a CDS encoding serine/threonine-protein kinase — protein MKNSAADLQPGIRLTGKWHKGNYPLIRKLGSGAIGTVYLTKRNGVDAALKISDKRTSMTMEINVLQSLKKVQGHFLGPCLFDSDDYVSPSGKLYTFYVMEYIQGSKLDTYIKAKGSEWLPVLLLGLLEDLDHLHQAGWVFGDLKLDNLVVCENPVRLRWVDVGGTTQKGRAIKEYTEFYDRGHWGMGSRKAEPSYDLFALAMTALEIVNGGRFLKGDTPKAAIRAALSRAEKLRPILDKALTGKYSDSAAMKQDLVKHLMRRKAPAPAATPSRVAKSNRRKTGLGECVVLSVYGIACYVLYLLQ, from the coding sequence ATGAAGAATTCGGCAGCTGATTTACAACCCGGTATCCGTTTGACGGGCAAATGGCATAAAGGAAACTATCCGCTGATACGAAAACTTGGCAGCGGAGCAATCGGCACTGTTTATCTGACAAAAAGAAACGGCGTCGATGCCGCCTTGAAAATCAGTGATAAACGTACCTCAATGACGATGGAAATCAATGTACTGCAATCGCTGAAAAAGGTCCAGGGACATTTCCTAGGACCTTGTTTGTTTGATAGCGATGATTATGTCAGTCCAAGCGGCAAACTGTATACCTTTTATGTGATGGAATATATTCAGGGAAGCAAACTTGATACATACATAAAAGCAAAAGGTTCGGAGTGGCTGCCGGTATTGCTGCTGGGATTGCTGGAGGATTTGGATCACCTCCATCAAGCAGGTTGGGTTTTCGGTGATTTGAAGCTTGATAATTTGGTTGTTTGTGAAAACCCTGTTCGGCTTCGGTGGGTAGATGTAGGAGGGACAACACAGAAAGGCAGGGCAATCAAGGAATATACCGAGTTTTATGACCGAGGACACTGGGGTATGGGAAGCAGGAAAGCAGAACCCTCATACGATCTATTTGCACTTGCTATGACAGCCTTGGAAATTGTGAATGGCGGAAGATTTCTGAAAGGAGATACACCGAAAGCAGCCATAAGGGCGGCGCTATCCCGTGCTGAAAAACTGCGGCCAATCCTGGATAAGGCTTTGACAGGCAAATATTCAGACAGCGCTGCGATGAAGCAGGATCTGGTAAAGCATCTTATGAGGAGGAAGGCTCCTGCACCGGCAGCAACTCCTTCCCGAGTAGCGAAGAGCAATAGGCGCAAGACCGGTTTGGGAGAGTGTGTCGTATTAAGTGTCTATGGCATTGCTTGCTATGTCCTTTATCTGCTGCAATAA
- the spoIIE gene encoding stage II sporulation protein E: METVSRKKWGIYGVEQKRLENWKKKGFDLAKLLLIEKAWLLALVGFLLGRAVVLTTVSPFAAAFLASIWLTRRKRMVPITLATIAGAGTYHWTHGLYIAGTAFVLYFLAMISKKIPHQIRVMAVLVFLASSLPRMLALSYENTLTSFDWMMIGVEGILGSVLFIIFMQSIPLLSIKRYYPALKNEEIVCLIILLASVLTGTIGWQIQGAGVEQIFSRYFVLLLALIGGAAMGSTVGVVAGLILSLANVASLYEMSLLAFAGLLGGLLKDGKKFGVSIGLIIGTLLIGVYGQEQGMQEVYPSLLASAISILLLVLTPDSWIRRMSRFVPGTAEHSQEQEQYLQKVRDVTANRVQQFSNVFDALAKSFATPDREAEDVRNRETDFLLGNVTEQTCQLCFKKDRCWGAQQFDRTYQLMESLKEDMEDGGPPNKLLERNLESHCVKSKKVIETMKHELSFHQANQMLRRQVQESRRFVADQLNGVSEVMGDFAKEIVKEKENHEHQEVEMMAALRAAGLVVDKLDVFSLTKGSIDIEMHVSIQGYHGEGQKLIGPILSDILGETVVVTKEEIAPFPDKFCFLAFSSIKKFVVDTGVAHAAKGGGFVSGDSFSTIELGAGKYAIAISDGMGNGDRAHEESTETLRLLQQILQSGIREEVAIKSINSILSLRSNEEIFATLDLAVIDLHDAAVQFLKIGSTPSFIKRGDQVLKIESGNLPIGIVQDLEVDVVQEQLQPGDLLVMMSDGIFEAPRHVENTDIWLKRKIKEMNTTVPQEMADLLLEEVVRHRAGEIEDDMTVMVAAIDRNMPEWASIPTYKNKVKEA, from the coding sequence TACGGAGTGGAGCAGAAGCGGTTGGAAAATTGGAAGAAGAAGGGATTCGATCTGGCGAAACTTCTATTGATAGAGAAGGCATGGCTTTTGGCTTTAGTAGGCTTCTTGCTTGGACGGGCTGTCGTACTGACCACTGTCTCCCCATTTGCGGCAGCATTCCTGGCATCTATCTGGCTGACAAGAAGAAAGAGAATGGTGCCAATCACATTGGCAACAATCGCTGGTGCGGGAACCTATCATTGGACACATGGACTATATATAGCAGGTACAGCATTCGTACTTTATTTCCTTGCCATGATTAGTAAGAAGATACCGCATCAAATTCGGGTCATGGCTGTACTCGTCTTTCTGGCAAGTTCCCTCCCGAGGATGCTGGCACTCTCCTATGAAAACACCTTGACCAGCTTTGACTGGATGATGATCGGCGTCGAAGGAATTCTTGGTTCTGTACTCTTTATCATCTTTATGCAAAGCATTCCGTTATTATCCATCAAAAGATATTATCCGGCATTAAAAAATGAAGAGATAGTCTGCTTGATCATTTTGCTAGCCTCAGTACTCACCGGCACGATTGGCTGGCAGATCCAAGGGGCTGGAGTGGAGCAGATATTCTCCCGCTACTTCGTATTGCTGCTGGCTTTGATCGGCGGGGCGGCAATGGGCTCGACTGTTGGGGTAGTTGCCGGCTTGATTCTCAGTCTCGCCAATGTTGCAAGTCTCTATGAGATGAGCCTCTTAGCCTTTGCTGGTCTGCTTGGCGGCTTATTAAAGGACGGGAAAAAATTCGGGGTGAGCATCGGTCTTATTATAGGAACATTACTTATCGGTGTGTATGGGCAGGAGCAGGGCATGCAGGAGGTATATCCATCCTTGCTTGCATCGGCTATTAGTATTCTGCTGCTCGTTTTGACGCCGGACAGCTGGATCCGGCGTATGTCCCGTTTCGTTCCTGGCACTGCTGAGCACAGCCAGGAACAGGAGCAATATCTTCAAAAGGTACGCGACGTTACGGCTAATCGCGTGCAGCAGTTCTCCAATGTGTTTGATGCATTGGCGAAGAGCTTCGCTACGCCTGATCGGGAGGCAGAGGATGTGCGGAATCGAGAGACTGATTTTCTGCTTGGCAATGTGACCGAGCAGACATGCCAGCTGTGCTTCAAAAAGGATCGCTGCTGGGGCGCACAGCAGTTTGATCGAACCTATCAATTAATGGAGAGTCTGAAAGAGGATATGGAGGACGGAGGGCCTCCGAATAAACTGCTGGAGCGGAACTTGGAGTCCCACTGTGTCAAATCGAAGAAAGTGATTGAAACGATGAAGCATGAGCTGAGTTTCCATCAAGCTAATCAGATGCTGCGGCGGCAGGTGCAGGAAAGCCGTCGCTTTGTTGCCGATCAGCTTAACGGTGTATCCGAGGTTATGGGCGACTTTGCAAAGGAGATCGTCAAGGAAAAGGAGAACCATGAGCATCAAGAGGTGGAGATGATGGCTGCTTTGCGGGCGGCTGGCTTAGTCGTGGACAAGCTGGATGTATTCTCCCTGACGAAAGGGAGCATCGATATTGAGATGCATGTATCTATACAAGGATACCATGGCGAGGGGCAAAAGCTAATCGGCCCTATTTTATCCGACATTCTGGGGGAGACTGTCGTCGTAACGAAGGAAGAAATAGCGCCGTTTCCGGATAAGTTCTGTTTCCTGGCGTTCTCTTCCATTAAGAAATTCGTCGTGGATACAGGTGTTGCACATGCGGCAAAAGGTGGGGGGTTCGTATCTGGAGACAGTTTTTCCACGATCGAACTAGGGGCGGGCAAGTACGCGATTGCAATCAGTGATGGTATGGGCAATGGAGACAGAGCACATGAGGAAAGCACCGAGACATTACGGCTGCTTCAGCAGATTCTGCAATCAGGCATCAGAGAAGAAGTGGCAATCAAATCGATCAATTCCATCCTCTCGCTCCGCTCCAACGAAGAGATATTCGCAACATTGGATCTGGCAGTCATCGATTTGCATGACGCAGCAGTCCAATTCCTTAAAATCGGATCGACACCTAGCTTCATTAAGCGCGGTGATCAGGTCCTTAAAATAGAGTCGGGCAACTTACCGATCGGCATCGTACAGGATCTGGAGGTGGACGTCGTACAGGAGCAGCTGCAGCCGGGTGACTTGCTCGTCATGATGAGTGACGGAATCTTTGAGGCTCCGCGGCATGTGGAGAACACGGATATCTGGCTGAAGCGGAAGATCAAGGAGATGAATACAACTGTGCCGCAGGAGATGGCAGATTTGCTCCTGGAAGAGGTTGTTCGCCACCGTGCTGGAGAAATAGAGGATGACATGACTGTCATGGTGGCAGCAATTGATCGCAATATGCCGGAATGGGCTTCCATCCCTACTTATAAAAACAAAGTGAAGGAGGCATAG
- the hpt gene encoding hypoxanthine phosphoribosyltransferase, whose translation MHDEIEKVLITKEEIEAKCAEIGKQLTEEYKDSFPLAIGVLKGALPFMSDVLRHMDTHLEMDFMDVSSYGGGMTSSGEVKIVKDLDTKVEGRDLLIIEDIIDSGLTLSYLVDLFKYRKAKSIKIVTLLDKPSGRTAKIQADLVGFRVPNEFVVGYGLDYQEKYRNLPYIGVLKPEVYGGARTE comes from the coding sequence ATGCATGATGAGATTGAGAAAGTACTGATTACAAAGGAAGAGATCGAAGCAAAATGCGCTGAGATCGGGAAGCAGCTTACAGAGGAATACAAGGATTCCTTCCCGCTTGCTATTGGCGTATTGAAAGGCGCCCTTCCGTTCATGTCCGATGTACTCCGTCATATGGATACACATCTGGAGATGGATTTCATGGATGTGTCCAGCTACGGCGGCGGCATGACATCTTCTGGTGAAGTGAAAATCGTCAAGGACTTGGATACAAAAGTGGAAGGCAGAGATCTTTTGATCATCGAGGATATTATCGATAGCGGTCTCACATTGAGCTATCTGGTTGATTTATTCAAATACCGGAAAGCAAAGTCGATTAAAATCGTCACGCTTCTTGATAAACCTTCAGGACGTACGGCGAAGATCCAGGCGGACTTGGTCGGTTTCCGTGTGCCAAATGAATTCGTTGTCGGATATGGTTTGGATTATCAGGAGAAATATCGTAATTTGCCGTATATCGGTGTTTTGAAACCGGAAGTGTATGGCGGCGCCCGTACCGAATAA
- a CDS encoding vWA domain-containing protein → MKPSTLKQILLITDGCSNRGEDPAAVAALAYAQHITVNVIGILEEGHTEHSLSLEEVENIAKAGGGVSQLIYKQALTETVQMVTKQAMTQTIEGVVNRELKQILGPGNSLDDLPPEKRGDVLEVVEEISETANLEVLILVDTSASMHHKLPVVKEALIDLSISMNARLGNNKFAILGFPGKRDPAVKVMEWTERLENVSSVFPKLATGGVTPTGPALREAIHEFSRKSLPKRTDGIAEYEEFGS, encoded by the coding sequence ATGAAACCGAGTACGCTGAAACAGATCCTGCTGATCACAGATGGATGCTCCAACCGCGGCGAAGATCCAGCAGCGGTCGCTGCCTTGGCTTATGCCCAACACATTACGGTTAATGTAATCGGTATTCTGGAGGAGGGGCATACGGAACATTCACTTAGCCTCGAAGAAGTGGAGAACATTGCTAAAGCAGGGGGCGGTGTCAGTCAGTTGATTTATAAGCAAGCTTTGACAGAGACAGTCCAAATGGTGACAAAACAGGCAATGACCCAGACGATCGAGGGGGTCGTTAATCGGGAATTAAAGCAAATCTTAGGGCCAGGTAATTCATTGGACGATTTGCCGCCGGAAAAAAGGGGCGATGTACTGGAAGTCGTTGAGGAAATAAGTGAAACGGCTAATCTGGAAGTGCTTATACTTGTAGATACGAGTGCCAGCATGCACCATAAGCTTCCTGTAGTAAAGGAGGCGCTGATCGATCTTTCCATTAGTATGAATGCACGCCTTGGCAATAATAAGTTTGCCATACTTGGTTTCCCTGGAAAAAGGGATCCTGCAGTCAAAGTGATGGAGTGGACGGAGCGACTGGAAAACGTGTCTTCTGTTTTTCCGAAGCTTGCTACAGGCGGAGTCACACCGACAGGGCCTGCGCTGCGGGAAGCAATTCACGAATTCAGCCGCAAATCTCTGCCAAAGCGTACAGACGGGATAGCTGAATATGAAGAATTCGGCAGCTGA
- the tilS gene encoding tRNA lysidine(34) synthetase TilS, which translates to MEHTVTAFMDRHGLWKEGSTILAGVSGGPDSMALLHFLKEQKQRRNWHIIALSVDHGLRGEESRLDTVFVKEICEKWGIVSEAVTLDVPGWKEAHQQSTQVAAREMRYSYFEECMSRFDADALFLAHHGDDQAETILMRLARGSNPSAVSGMDIKRPFAGGELIRPMLSCSKAQIQQYCEQHDIPYRIDPSNASEDYTRNFFRHRVLDPIKKEFPTFHQHAQRFSEALKADEAYLEGQAAEMFAELVEYDAGKQAAAFEIDRFLTYPIALQRRVYHLILMYLYQALPVDLHHRHEAQFFELIASSKANSSLDFPAGLQLTKSYSRMTVSFRNEAKDLFHYTFHAPGCVTLPDGSLLSASFTPHSTENGSHDFVLPLADVTLPLQVRTRKNGDKMKLRGMRGTKKVKDIFIDEKIPAVKRRDWPIVEDATGTILWLIGLRKGETGRTTGESGSYLRLCYQAKKGEQTGGPSNA; encoded by the coding sequence ATGGAACATACTGTGACAGCATTTATGGACAGACATGGTTTATGGAAGGAAGGTTCGACTATCCTGGCTGGTGTATCTGGCGGACCCGATTCAATGGCATTGCTTCATTTCCTGAAGGAACAGAAGCAGCGGCGAAATTGGCACATCATTGCCTTAAGTGTCGACCATGGTTTACGGGGCGAAGAATCCAGGTTAGACACGGTATTCGTAAAAGAAATATGCGAAAAATGGGGGATTGTATCGGAAGCTGTAACTTTAGACGTTCCGGGATGGAAGGAAGCACATCAGCAAAGCACCCAGGTTGCAGCCAGGGAAATGCGCTACAGCTATTTCGAGGAGTGCATGTCGCGTTTTGATGCAGACGCTTTGTTTCTTGCCCATCATGGGGACGATCAGGCAGAAACCATCCTGATGCGGCTGGCACGGGGATCTAATCCTTCTGCAGTCAGCGGCATGGATATCAAGCGGCCATTCGCTGGCGGAGAACTCATCCGTCCGATGCTGTCGTGCAGCAAAGCCCAAATTCAACAATATTGTGAACAGCATGACATACCATATCGTATCGATCCGTCAAATGCATCAGAGGATTATACGCGTAATTTCTTCCGTCACCGTGTACTGGATCCGATAAAGAAGGAATTCCCGACCTTCCATCAGCATGCGCAGCGCTTTAGCGAAGCGCTTAAAGCAGATGAAGCTTATCTGGAGGGACAGGCCGCGGAGATGTTTGCAGAATTGGTGGAATATGATGCCGGGAAACAGGCGGCAGCCTTTGAAATAGACCGATTTCTTACATACCCGATTGCTTTACAAAGAAGAGTGTATCATCTAATATTGATGTATCTGTATCAAGCGCTTCCGGTGGACTTGCACCATCGGCACGAAGCGCAGTTCTTTGAACTGATAGCTAGCTCTAAAGCAAACAGCTCTTTAGATTTTCCGGCAGGATTACAACTGACAAAGTCCTATAGCCGAATGACGGTATCTTTTCGTAATGAGGCAAAGGACTTATTCCATTATACATTTCACGCTCCCGGATGCGTCACGTTACCTGATGGATCTCTATTATCGGCTTCTTTTACCCCACACTCAACCGAAAACGGTTCCCACGACTTCGTACTGCCCCTTGCGGATGTTACCTTGCCTTTACAGGTCCGTACAAGGAAAAATGGCGACAAAATGAAGCTGCGCGGAATGAGAGGGACCAAAAAAGTAAAAGATATTTTCATTGATGAAAAAATTCCTGCTGTTAAAAGGCGGGACTGGCCGATTGTGGAGGATGCGACTGGCACTATTTTATGGCTTATCGGTTTAAGAAAAGGGGAAACAGGCAGAACAACAGGAGAATCAGGCAGCTATTTGCGTCTGTGCTACCAAGCGAAAAAAGGGGAACAAACAGGAGGACCGAGCAATGCATGA